A window of Rhinolophus ferrumequinum isolate MPI-CBG mRhiFer1 chromosome X, mRhiFer1_v1.p, whole genome shotgun sequence contains these coding sequences:
- the CDK16 gene encoding cyclin-dependent kinase 16 isoform X7 yields MDRMKKIKRQLSMTLRGGRGVDKTNGAPEQIGLDESGGGGGSDLGEAPTRAAPGEPRSGRGPLTSAPEIVHEDLKMGSDGESDQASATSSDEVQSPVRVRMRNHPPRKISTEDINKRLSLPADIRLPEGYLEKLTLNSPIFDKPLSRRLRRVSLSEIGFGKLETYIKLDKLGEGTYATVYKGKSKLTDNLVALKEIRLEHEEGAPCTAIREVSLLKDLKHANIVTLHDIIHTEKSLTLVFEYLDKDLKQYLDDCGNIINMHNVKLFLFQLLRGLAYCHRQKVLHRDLKPQNLLINERGELKLADFGLARAKSIPTKTYSNEVVTLWYRPPDILLGSTDYSTQIDMWGVGCIFYEMATGRPLFPGSTVEEQLHFIFRILGTPTEETWPGILSNEEFKTYNYPKYRPEALLSHAPRSSCLCGRLDSDGADLLTKLLQFEGRNRISAEDAMKHPFFLSLGERIHKLPDTTSIFALKEIQLQKEASLRSSSMPDSVVAGGQHGRASLPH; encoded by the exons ATGGATCGGATGAAGAAGATCAAACGGCAGCTGTCAATGACACTCCGAGGGGGCCGAGGTGTAGACAAGACCAATGGTGCCCCTGAACAGATAGGCCTGGATGAgagtggtggcggcggcggcagtgACCTTGGAGAGGCCCCCACCCGTGCCGCCCCTGGGGAACCTCGCTCTGGACGGGGACCACTCACCTCTGCACCAG AGATTGTACACGAGGACTTGAAGATGGGGTCTGACGGGGAAAGTGACCAAGCTTCAGCCACGTCCTCGGATGAGGTGCAGTCGCCAGTGAGGGTGCGCATGCGCAACCATCCCCCGCGCAAGATCTCCACTGAG GACATCAACAAGCGCCTGTCACTACCAGCTGATATCCGGCTGCCCGAGGGCTACCTTGAGAAGCTGACCCTCAATAGCCCCATCTTCGACAAGCCCCTCAGTCGTCGCCTCCGCCGTGTCAGCCTG TCCGAGATTGGCTTTGGGAAACTGGAGACCTACATCAAGCTGGACAAGCTGGGCGAG GGTACCTATGCCACCGTCTACAAAGGCAAAAGCAAGCTCACAGACAACCTTGTGGCACTCAAGGAGATCAGACTGGAACACGAAGAGGGCGCACCCTGCACCGCCATCCGGGAAG TATCCCTGCTCAAGGACCTCAAACATGCCAACATCGTCACGCTGCATGACATTATCCACACGGAGAAGTCCCTCACCCTTGTCTTTGAGTACCTG gacaaagacctgaaacagtacCTGGATGACTGTGGGAACATTATCAATATGCACAACGTGAAA CTGTTCCTGTTCCAGCTGCTCCGTGGCCTGGCCTACTGCCACCGGCAGAAGGTGCTACACCGAGACCTCAAGCCCCAGAACTTGCTCATCAACGAGAGAGGAGAGCTCAAGCTGGCCGACTTCG GCCTGGCCCGGGCCAAGTCAATTCCAACAAAAACCTACTCCAATGAGGTGGTGACACTGTGGTACCGGCCCCCCGACATCCTGCTCGGGTCCACGGACTACTCCACCCAGATTGACATGTG GGGTGTGGGCTGCATCTTCTATGAGATGGCCACGGGCCGGCCCCTCTTCCCCGGCTCCACGGTGGAGGAACAGCTGCATTTCATCTTCCGCATCTTAG GAACCCCAACTGAGGAGACATGGCCGGGCATCCTGTCCAACGAAGAGTTCAAGACATACAACTACCCTAAGTACCGCCCTGAGGCCCTTTTGAGCCACGCCCCCCG GTCCTCTTGTCTTTGCGGTAGACTTGACAGCGATGGGGCCGACCTACTTACCAAGCTGCTGCAG TTTGAAGGTCGAAATCGGATCTCCGCGGAGGACGCCATGAAACACCCATTCTTCCTCAGTCTGGGGGAGCGGATCCACAAACTTCCTGACA CTACTTCCATATTTGCACTAAAGGAGATCCAGCTACAAAAGGAGGCCAGCCTTCGCTCTTCGTCGATGCCTGACTCAG taGTTGCCGGCGGACAGCATGGCCGTGCCAGCCTCCCACATTGA
- the CDK16 gene encoding cyclin-dependent kinase 16 isoform X6: protein MAVAMDRMKKIKRQLSMTLRGGRGVDKTNGAPEQIGLDESGGGGGSDLGEAPTRAAPGEPRSGRGPLTSAPEIVHEDLKMGSDGESDQASATSSDEVQSPVRVRMRNHPPRKISTEDINKRLSLPADIRLPEGYLEKLTLNSPIFDKPLSRRLRRVSLSEIGFGKLETYIKLDKLGEGTYATVYKGKSKLTDNLVALKEIRLEHEEGAPCTAIREVSLLKDLKHANIVTLHDIIHTEKSLTLVFEYLDKDLKQYLDDCGNIINMHNVKLFLFQLLRGLAYCHRQKVLHRDLKPQNLLINERGELKLADFGLARAKSIPTKTYSNEVVTLWYRPPDILLGSTDYSTQIDMWGVGCIFYEMATGRPLFPGSTVEEQLHFIFRILGTPTEETWPGILSNEEFKTYNYPKYRPEALLSHAPRSSCLCGRLDSDGADLLTKLLQFEGRNRISAEDAMKHPFFLSLGERIHKLPDTTSIFALKEIQLQKEASLRSSSMPDSVVAGGQHGRASLPH from the exons ATGGCG GTCGCCATGGATCGGATGAAGAAGATCAAACGGCAGCTGTCAATGACACTCCGAGGGGGCCGAGGTGTAGACAAGACCAATGGTGCCCCTGAACAGATAGGCCTGGATGAgagtggtggcggcggcggcagtgACCTTGGAGAGGCCCCCACCCGTGCCGCCCCTGGGGAACCTCGCTCTGGACGGGGACCACTCACCTCTGCACCAG AGATTGTACACGAGGACTTGAAGATGGGGTCTGACGGGGAAAGTGACCAAGCTTCAGCCACGTCCTCGGATGAGGTGCAGTCGCCAGTGAGGGTGCGCATGCGCAACCATCCCCCGCGCAAGATCTCCACTGAG GACATCAACAAGCGCCTGTCACTACCAGCTGATATCCGGCTGCCCGAGGGCTACCTTGAGAAGCTGACCCTCAATAGCCCCATCTTCGACAAGCCCCTCAGTCGTCGCCTCCGCCGTGTCAGCCTG TCCGAGATTGGCTTTGGGAAACTGGAGACCTACATCAAGCTGGACAAGCTGGGCGAG GGTACCTATGCCACCGTCTACAAAGGCAAAAGCAAGCTCACAGACAACCTTGTGGCACTCAAGGAGATCAGACTGGAACACGAAGAGGGCGCACCCTGCACCGCCATCCGGGAAG TATCCCTGCTCAAGGACCTCAAACATGCCAACATCGTCACGCTGCATGACATTATCCACACGGAGAAGTCCCTCACCCTTGTCTTTGAGTACCTG gacaaagacctgaaacagtacCTGGATGACTGTGGGAACATTATCAATATGCACAACGTGAAA CTGTTCCTGTTCCAGCTGCTCCGTGGCCTGGCCTACTGCCACCGGCAGAAGGTGCTACACCGAGACCTCAAGCCCCAGAACTTGCTCATCAACGAGAGAGGAGAGCTCAAGCTGGCCGACTTCG GCCTGGCCCGGGCCAAGTCAATTCCAACAAAAACCTACTCCAATGAGGTGGTGACACTGTGGTACCGGCCCCCCGACATCCTGCTCGGGTCCACGGACTACTCCACCCAGATTGACATGTG GGGTGTGGGCTGCATCTTCTATGAGATGGCCACGGGCCGGCCCCTCTTCCCCGGCTCCACGGTGGAGGAACAGCTGCATTTCATCTTCCGCATCTTAG GAACCCCAACTGAGGAGACATGGCCGGGCATCCTGTCCAACGAAGAGTTCAAGACATACAACTACCCTAAGTACCGCCCTGAGGCCCTTTTGAGCCACGCCCCCCG GTCCTCTTGTCTTTGCGGTAGACTTGACAGCGATGGGGCCGACCTACTTACCAAGCTGCTGCAG TTTGAAGGTCGAAATCGGATCTCCGCGGAGGACGCCATGAAACACCCATTCTTCCTCAGTCTGGGGGAGCGGATCCACAAACTTCCTGACA CTACTTCCATATTTGCACTAAAGGAGATCCAGCTACAAAAGGAGGCCAGCCTTCGCTCTTCGTCGATGCCTGACTCAG taGTTGCCGGCGGACAGCATGGCCGTGCCAGCCTCCCACATTGA
- the CDK16 gene encoding cyclin-dependent kinase 16 isoform X2, whose translation MPPYGHAQGHVSGPEVLGEPPAPPMARSITAAAPENTCCGALCSHSETAPIETSMPSVGPLPSASHPSLSTQVAMDRMKKIKRQLSMTLRGGRGVDKTNGAPEQIGLDESGGGGGSDLGEAPTRAAPGEPRSGRGPLTSAPEIVHEDLKMGSDGESDQASATSSDEVQSPVRVRMRNHPPRKISTEDINKRLSLPADIRLPEGYLEKLTLNSPIFDKPLSRRLRRVSLSEIGFGKLETYIKLDKLGEGTYATVYKGKSKLTDNLVALKEIRLEHEEGAPCTAIREVSLLKDLKHANIVTLHDIIHTEKSLTLVFEYLDKDLKQYLDDCGNIINMHNVKLFLFQLLRGLAYCHRQKVLHRDLKPQNLLINERGELKLADFGLARAKSIPTKTYSNEVVTLWYRPPDILLGSTDYSTQIDMWGVGCIFYEMATGRPLFPGSTVEEQLHFIFRILGTPTEETWPGILSNEEFKTYNYPKYRPEALLSHAPRSSCLCGRLDSDGADLLTKLLQFEGRNRISAEDAMKHPFFLSLGERIHKLPDTTSIFALKEIQLQKEASLRSSSMPDSVAGGQHGRASLPH comes from the exons ATGCCACCCTATGGGCATGCCCAGGGCCATGTCAGTGGTCCCGAGGTCCTGGGCGAGCCCCCCGCTCCACCCATGGCCAGGTCTATCACTGCCGCTGCACCTGAGAATACCTGCTGTGGAGCCCTCTGTTCCCACAGTGAGACTGCCCCCATAGAGACCAGCATGCCATCGGTTGGTCCCTTACCTTCAGCCAGCCACCCAAGCCTCAGTACCCAG GTCGCCATGGATCGGATGAAGAAGATCAAACGGCAGCTGTCAATGACACTCCGAGGGGGCCGAGGTGTAGACAAGACCAATGGTGCCCCTGAACAGATAGGCCTGGATGAgagtggtggcggcggcggcagtgACCTTGGAGAGGCCCCCACCCGTGCCGCCCCTGGGGAACCTCGCTCTGGACGGGGACCACTCACCTCTGCACCAG AGATTGTACACGAGGACTTGAAGATGGGGTCTGACGGGGAAAGTGACCAAGCTTCAGCCACGTCCTCGGATGAGGTGCAGTCGCCAGTGAGGGTGCGCATGCGCAACCATCCCCCGCGCAAGATCTCCACTGAG GACATCAACAAGCGCCTGTCACTACCAGCTGATATCCGGCTGCCCGAGGGCTACCTTGAGAAGCTGACCCTCAATAGCCCCATCTTCGACAAGCCCCTCAGTCGTCGCCTCCGCCGTGTCAGCCTG TCCGAGATTGGCTTTGGGAAACTGGAGACCTACATCAAGCTGGACAAGCTGGGCGAG GGTACCTATGCCACCGTCTACAAAGGCAAAAGCAAGCTCACAGACAACCTTGTGGCACTCAAGGAGATCAGACTGGAACACGAAGAGGGCGCACCCTGCACCGCCATCCGGGAAG TATCCCTGCTCAAGGACCTCAAACATGCCAACATCGTCACGCTGCATGACATTATCCACACGGAGAAGTCCCTCACCCTTGTCTTTGAGTACCTG gacaaagacctgaaacagtacCTGGATGACTGTGGGAACATTATCAATATGCACAACGTGAAA CTGTTCCTGTTCCAGCTGCTCCGTGGCCTGGCCTACTGCCACCGGCAGAAGGTGCTACACCGAGACCTCAAGCCCCAGAACTTGCTCATCAACGAGAGAGGAGAGCTCAAGCTGGCCGACTTCG GCCTGGCCCGGGCCAAGTCAATTCCAACAAAAACCTACTCCAATGAGGTGGTGACACTGTGGTACCGGCCCCCCGACATCCTGCTCGGGTCCACGGACTACTCCACCCAGATTGACATGTG GGGTGTGGGCTGCATCTTCTATGAGATGGCCACGGGCCGGCCCCTCTTCCCCGGCTCCACGGTGGAGGAACAGCTGCATTTCATCTTCCGCATCTTAG GAACCCCAACTGAGGAGACATGGCCGGGCATCCTGTCCAACGAAGAGTTCAAGACATACAACTACCCTAAGTACCGCCCTGAGGCCCTTTTGAGCCACGCCCCCCG GTCCTCTTGTCTTTGCGGTAGACTTGACAGCGATGGGGCCGACCTACTTACCAAGCTGCTGCAG TTTGAAGGTCGAAATCGGATCTCCGCGGAGGACGCCATGAAACACCCATTCTTCCTCAGTCTGGGGGAGCGGATCCACAAACTTCCTGACA CTACTTCCATATTTGCACTAAAGGAGATCCAGCTACAAAAGGAGGCCAGCCTTCGCTCTTCGTCGATGCCTGACTCAG TTGCCGGCGGACAGCATGGCCGTGCCAGCCTCCCACATTGA
- the CDK16 gene encoding cyclin-dependent kinase 16 isoform X1 → MPPYGHAQGHVSGPEVLGEPPAPPMARSITAAAPENTCCGALCSHSETAPIETSMPSVGPLPSASHPSLSTQVAMDRMKKIKRQLSMTLRGGRGVDKTNGAPEQIGLDESGGGGGSDLGEAPTRAAPGEPRSGRGPLTSAPEIVHEDLKMGSDGESDQASATSSDEVQSPVRVRMRNHPPRKISTEDINKRLSLPADIRLPEGYLEKLTLNSPIFDKPLSRRLRRVSLSEIGFGKLETYIKLDKLGEGTYATVYKGKSKLTDNLVALKEIRLEHEEGAPCTAIREVSLLKDLKHANIVTLHDIIHTEKSLTLVFEYLDKDLKQYLDDCGNIINMHNVKLFLFQLLRGLAYCHRQKVLHRDLKPQNLLINERGELKLADFGLARAKSIPTKTYSNEVVTLWYRPPDILLGSTDYSTQIDMWGVGCIFYEMATGRPLFPGSTVEEQLHFIFRILGTPTEETWPGILSNEEFKTYNYPKYRPEALLSHAPRSSCLCGRLDSDGADLLTKLLQFEGRNRISAEDAMKHPFFLSLGERIHKLPDTTSIFALKEIQLQKEASLRSSSMPDSVVAGGQHGRASLPH, encoded by the exons ATGCCACCCTATGGGCATGCCCAGGGCCATGTCAGTGGTCCCGAGGTCCTGGGCGAGCCCCCCGCTCCACCCATGGCCAGGTCTATCACTGCCGCTGCACCTGAGAATACCTGCTGTGGAGCCCTCTGTTCCCACAGTGAGACTGCCCCCATAGAGACCAGCATGCCATCGGTTGGTCCCTTACCTTCAGCCAGCCACCCAAGCCTCAGTACCCAG GTCGCCATGGATCGGATGAAGAAGATCAAACGGCAGCTGTCAATGACACTCCGAGGGGGCCGAGGTGTAGACAAGACCAATGGTGCCCCTGAACAGATAGGCCTGGATGAgagtggtggcggcggcggcagtgACCTTGGAGAGGCCCCCACCCGTGCCGCCCCTGGGGAACCTCGCTCTGGACGGGGACCACTCACCTCTGCACCAG AGATTGTACACGAGGACTTGAAGATGGGGTCTGACGGGGAAAGTGACCAAGCTTCAGCCACGTCCTCGGATGAGGTGCAGTCGCCAGTGAGGGTGCGCATGCGCAACCATCCCCCGCGCAAGATCTCCACTGAG GACATCAACAAGCGCCTGTCACTACCAGCTGATATCCGGCTGCCCGAGGGCTACCTTGAGAAGCTGACCCTCAATAGCCCCATCTTCGACAAGCCCCTCAGTCGTCGCCTCCGCCGTGTCAGCCTG TCCGAGATTGGCTTTGGGAAACTGGAGACCTACATCAAGCTGGACAAGCTGGGCGAG GGTACCTATGCCACCGTCTACAAAGGCAAAAGCAAGCTCACAGACAACCTTGTGGCACTCAAGGAGATCAGACTGGAACACGAAGAGGGCGCACCCTGCACCGCCATCCGGGAAG TATCCCTGCTCAAGGACCTCAAACATGCCAACATCGTCACGCTGCATGACATTATCCACACGGAGAAGTCCCTCACCCTTGTCTTTGAGTACCTG gacaaagacctgaaacagtacCTGGATGACTGTGGGAACATTATCAATATGCACAACGTGAAA CTGTTCCTGTTCCAGCTGCTCCGTGGCCTGGCCTACTGCCACCGGCAGAAGGTGCTACACCGAGACCTCAAGCCCCAGAACTTGCTCATCAACGAGAGAGGAGAGCTCAAGCTGGCCGACTTCG GCCTGGCCCGGGCCAAGTCAATTCCAACAAAAACCTACTCCAATGAGGTGGTGACACTGTGGTACCGGCCCCCCGACATCCTGCTCGGGTCCACGGACTACTCCACCCAGATTGACATGTG GGGTGTGGGCTGCATCTTCTATGAGATGGCCACGGGCCGGCCCCTCTTCCCCGGCTCCACGGTGGAGGAACAGCTGCATTTCATCTTCCGCATCTTAG GAACCCCAACTGAGGAGACATGGCCGGGCATCCTGTCCAACGAAGAGTTCAAGACATACAACTACCCTAAGTACCGCCCTGAGGCCCTTTTGAGCCACGCCCCCCG GTCCTCTTGTCTTTGCGGTAGACTTGACAGCGATGGGGCCGACCTACTTACCAAGCTGCTGCAG TTTGAAGGTCGAAATCGGATCTCCGCGGAGGACGCCATGAAACACCCATTCTTCCTCAGTCTGGGGGAGCGGATCCACAAACTTCCTGACA CTACTTCCATATTTGCACTAAAGGAGATCCAGCTACAAAAGGAGGCCAGCCTTCGCTCTTCGTCGATGCCTGACTCAG taGTTGCCGGCGGACAGCATGGCCGTGCCAGCCTCCCACATTGA
- the CDK16 gene encoding cyclin-dependent kinase 16 isoform X4 produces the protein MPPYGHAQGHVSGPEVLGEPPAPPMARSITAAAPENTCCGALCSHSETAPIETSMPSVGPLPSASHPSLSTQVAMDRMKKIKRQLSMTLRGGRGVDKTNGAPEQIGLDESGGGGGSDLGEAPTRAAPGEPRSGRGPLTSAPEIVHEDLKMGSDGESDQASATSSDEVQSPVRVRMRNHPPRKISTEDINKRLSLPADIRLPEGYLEKLTLNSPIFDKPLSRRLRRVSLSEIGFGKLETYIKLDKLGEGTYATVYKGKSKLTDNLVALKEIRLEHEEGAPCTAIREVSLLKDLKHANIVTLHDIIHTEKSLTLVFEYLDKDLKQYLDDCGNIINMHNVKLFLFQLLRGLAYCHRQKVLHRDLKPQNLLINERGELKLADFGLARAKSIPTKTYSNEVVTLWYRPPDILLGSTDYSTQIDMWGVGCIFYEMATGRPLFPGSTVEEQLHFIFRILGTPTEETWPGILSNEEFKTYNYPKYRPEALLSHAPRLDSDGADLLTKLLQFEGRNRISAEDAMKHPFFLSLGERIHKLPDTTSIFALKEIQLQKEASLRSSSMPDSVVAGGQHGRASLPH, from the exons ATGCCACCCTATGGGCATGCCCAGGGCCATGTCAGTGGTCCCGAGGTCCTGGGCGAGCCCCCCGCTCCACCCATGGCCAGGTCTATCACTGCCGCTGCACCTGAGAATACCTGCTGTGGAGCCCTCTGTTCCCACAGTGAGACTGCCCCCATAGAGACCAGCATGCCATCGGTTGGTCCCTTACCTTCAGCCAGCCACCCAAGCCTCAGTACCCAG GTCGCCATGGATCGGATGAAGAAGATCAAACGGCAGCTGTCAATGACACTCCGAGGGGGCCGAGGTGTAGACAAGACCAATGGTGCCCCTGAACAGATAGGCCTGGATGAgagtggtggcggcggcggcagtgACCTTGGAGAGGCCCCCACCCGTGCCGCCCCTGGGGAACCTCGCTCTGGACGGGGACCACTCACCTCTGCACCAG AGATTGTACACGAGGACTTGAAGATGGGGTCTGACGGGGAAAGTGACCAAGCTTCAGCCACGTCCTCGGATGAGGTGCAGTCGCCAGTGAGGGTGCGCATGCGCAACCATCCCCCGCGCAAGATCTCCACTGAG GACATCAACAAGCGCCTGTCACTACCAGCTGATATCCGGCTGCCCGAGGGCTACCTTGAGAAGCTGACCCTCAATAGCCCCATCTTCGACAAGCCCCTCAGTCGTCGCCTCCGCCGTGTCAGCCTG TCCGAGATTGGCTTTGGGAAACTGGAGACCTACATCAAGCTGGACAAGCTGGGCGAG GGTACCTATGCCACCGTCTACAAAGGCAAAAGCAAGCTCACAGACAACCTTGTGGCACTCAAGGAGATCAGACTGGAACACGAAGAGGGCGCACCCTGCACCGCCATCCGGGAAG TATCCCTGCTCAAGGACCTCAAACATGCCAACATCGTCACGCTGCATGACATTATCCACACGGAGAAGTCCCTCACCCTTGTCTTTGAGTACCTG gacaaagacctgaaacagtacCTGGATGACTGTGGGAACATTATCAATATGCACAACGTGAAA CTGTTCCTGTTCCAGCTGCTCCGTGGCCTGGCCTACTGCCACCGGCAGAAGGTGCTACACCGAGACCTCAAGCCCCAGAACTTGCTCATCAACGAGAGAGGAGAGCTCAAGCTGGCCGACTTCG GCCTGGCCCGGGCCAAGTCAATTCCAACAAAAACCTACTCCAATGAGGTGGTGACACTGTGGTACCGGCCCCCCGACATCCTGCTCGGGTCCACGGACTACTCCACCCAGATTGACATGTG GGGTGTGGGCTGCATCTTCTATGAGATGGCCACGGGCCGGCCCCTCTTCCCCGGCTCCACGGTGGAGGAACAGCTGCATTTCATCTTCCGCATCTTAG GAACCCCAACTGAGGAGACATGGCCGGGCATCCTGTCCAACGAAGAGTTCAAGACATACAACTACCCTAAGTACCGCCCTGAGGCCCTTTTGAGCCACGCCCCCCG ACTTGACAGCGATGGGGCCGACCTACTTACCAAGCTGCTGCAG TTTGAAGGTCGAAATCGGATCTCCGCGGAGGACGCCATGAAACACCCATTCTTCCTCAGTCTGGGGGAGCGGATCCACAAACTTCCTGACA CTACTTCCATATTTGCACTAAAGGAGATCCAGCTACAAAAGGAGGCCAGCCTTCGCTCTTCGTCGATGCCTGACTCAG taGTTGCCGGCGGACAGCATGGCCGTGCCAGCCTCCCACATTGA
- the CDK16 gene encoding cyclin-dependent kinase 16 isoform X5 — protein MPPYGHAQGHVSGPEVLGEPPAPPMARSITAAAPENTCCGALCSHSETAPIETSMPSVGPLPSASHPSLSTQVAMDRMKKIKRQLSMTLRGGRGVDKTNGAPEQIGLDESGGGGGSDLGEAPTRAAPGEPRSGRGPLTSAPEIVHEDLKMGSDGESDQASATSSDEVQSPVRVRMRNHPPRKISTEDINKRLSLPADIRLPEGYLEKLTLNSPIFDKPLSRRLRRVSLSEIGFGKLETYIKLDKLGEGTYATVYKGKSKLTDNLVALKEIRLEHEEGAPCTAIREVSLLKDLKHANIVTLHDIIHTEKSLTLVFEYLDKDLKQYLDDCGNIINMHNVKLFLFQLLRGLAYCHRQKVLHRDLKPQNLLINERGELKLADFGLARAKSIPTKTYSNEVVTLWYRPPDILLGSTDYSTQIDMWGVGCIFYEMATGRPLFPGSTVEEQLHFIFRILGTPTEETWPGILSNEEFKTYNYPKYRPEALLSHAPRLDSDGADLLTKLLQFEGRNRISAEDAMKHPFFLSLGERIHKLPDTTSIFALKEIQLQKEASLRSSSMPDSGRPAFRVVDTEF, from the exons ATGCCACCCTATGGGCATGCCCAGGGCCATGTCAGTGGTCCCGAGGTCCTGGGCGAGCCCCCCGCTCCACCCATGGCCAGGTCTATCACTGCCGCTGCACCTGAGAATACCTGCTGTGGAGCCCTCTGTTCCCACAGTGAGACTGCCCCCATAGAGACCAGCATGCCATCGGTTGGTCCCTTACCTTCAGCCAGCCACCCAAGCCTCAGTACCCAG GTCGCCATGGATCGGATGAAGAAGATCAAACGGCAGCTGTCAATGACACTCCGAGGGGGCCGAGGTGTAGACAAGACCAATGGTGCCCCTGAACAGATAGGCCTGGATGAgagtggtggcggcggcggcagtgACCTTGGAGAGGCCCCCACCCGTGCCGCCCCTGGGGAACCTCGCTCTGGACGGGGACCACTCACCTCTGCACCAG AGATTGTACACGAGGACTTGAAGATGGGGTCTGACGGGGAAAGTGACCAAGCTTCAGCCACGTCCTCGGATGAGGTGCAGTCGCCAGTGAGGGTGCGCATGCGCAACCATCCCCCGCGCAAGATCTCCACTGAG GACATCAACAAGCGCCTGTCACTACCAGCTGATATCCGGCTGCCCGAGGGCTACCTTGAGAAGCTGACCCTCAATAGCCCCATCTTCGACAAGCCCCTCAGTCGTCGCCTCCGCCGTGTCAGCCTG TCCGAGATTGGCTTTGGGAAACTGGAGACCTACATCAAGCTGGACAAGCTGGGCGAG GGTACCTATGCCACCGTCTACAAAGGCAAAAGCAAGCTCACAGACAACCTTGTGGCACTCAAGGAGATCAGACTGGAACACGAAGAGGGCGCACCCTGCACCGCCATCCGGGAAG TATCCCTGCTCAAGGACCTCAAACATGCCAACATCGTCACGCTGCATGACATTATCCACACGGAGAAGTCCCTCACCCTTGTCTTTGAGTACCTG gacaaagacctgaaacagtacCTGGATGACTGTGGGAACATTATCAATATGCACAACGTGAAA CTGTTCCTGTTCCAGCTGCTCCGTGGCCTGGCCTACTGCCACCGGCAGAAGGTGCTACACCGAGACCTCAAGCCCCAGAACTTGCTCATCAACGAGAGAGGAGAGCTCAAGCTGGCCGACTTCG GCCTGGCCCGGGCCAAGTCAATTCCAACAAAAACCTACTCCAATGAGGTGGTGACACTGTGGTACCGGCCCCCCGACATCCTGCTCGGGTCCACGGACTACTCCACCCAGATTGACATGTG GGGTGTGGGCTGCATCTTCTATGAGATGGCCACGGGCCGGCCCCTCTTCCCCGGCTCCACGGTGGAGGAACAGCTGCATTTCATCTTCCGCATCTTAG GAACCCCAACTGAGGAGACATGGCCGGGCATCCTGTCCAACGAAGAGTTCAAGACATACAACTACCCTAAGTACCGCCCTGAGGCCCTTTTGAGCCACGCCCCCCG ACTTGACAGCGATGGGGCCGACCTACTTACCAAGCTGCTGCAG TTTGAAGGTCGAAATCGGATCTCCGCGGAGGACGCCATGAAACACCCATTCTTCCTCAGTCTGGGGGAGCGGATCCACAAACTTCCTGACA CTACTTCCATATTTGCACTAAAGGAGATCCAGCTACAAAAGGAGGCCAGCCTTCGCTCTTCGTCGATGCCTGACTCAG GCAGGCCAGCTTTCCGTGTGGTGGACACCGAGTTCTAA